The following proteins are encoded in a genomic region of Lachnospiraceae bacterium KM106-2:
- a CDS encoding regulator of polyketide synthase expression, whose amino-acid sequence MDFHQLIQTAHGQISLQPISLENNHPIESIQMLDLSQSLKSTILYFADDTIDYKYQKPDRSIQLIAVKKPPEGWLDEHSNLALLTQKDFIPTFNWIHQQIYQSIQMSNHFSRLIGMSLRGDSKQDIINTAAEFLQAPLIVIDSGFQVLTASTNLPILDTLWAENLQRGYCTYEFIVAVNQITSKMNTPASSKAYEILCPKSPYTKLISKIIWNGTLIGYTIMLTNGSPFEPWQMDLLPDISYVISDMLSKSPHFPALTGSMRSTLLYQLIDGSATDSLAIRMKATGIQLPDYMCCVAMTDDSSLSAKQYDRYLDTQLMQISPNHFRCTYQGQTILLLPLVKDVPVGDQLKPLQDLLGKGVQNIYVSSCFDDFYSCHHYYKQVQSLENLCNNAHITEQFILYDNFRFLDLMQHFNDLSILRTYRHPALELLREYDVKNGTDLYETLKMAVRYPTNHSRAASELYLHRNTMSYRIKKINSLIEIDYDSPDEMFYLTLSFRIEAYLQIIDKTL is encoded by the coding sequence ATGGATTTTCATCAACTCATACAAACTGCTCACGGGCAGATCTCATTGCAGCCAATTTCATTAGAAAATAACCATCCAATCGAGTCGATTCAAATGCTCGATCTATCACAGTCACTTAAATCAACAATACTCTATTTTGCTGATGATACGATCGACTACAAGTACCAAAAACCAGATCGATCCATTCAGCTGATTGCAGTTAAGAAGCCTCCAGAAGGCTGGCTTGATGAGCACTCAAATCTTGCTCTCCTTACACAAAAAGACTTCATCCCAACTTTTAACTGGATCCATCAGCAGATCTATCAATCCATTCAGATGAGCAATCATTTTTCCCGGTTGATCGGGATGTCACTCAGAGGAGACTCCAAGCAGGATATCATTAATACAGCAGCTGAATTTTTGCAAGCTCCGCTAATTGTTATCGACTCCGGCTTTCAAGTTCTTACTGCTTCAACCAATCTTCCTATTTTAGATACCCTTTGGGCCGAAAACTTGCAAAGAGGCTATTGTACATATGAATTTATCGTTGCCGTCAATCAGATCACTTCAAAAATGAATACCCCTGCTTCTTCAAAAGCCTATGAAATCTTGTGTCCAAAATCACCCTATACTAAACTGATCAGCAAGATCATTTGGAATGGGACTCTGATCGGCTACACGATCATGCTGACCAATGGAAGTCCATTTGAACCGTGGCAGATGGATCTTCTTCCTGATATCAGCTATGTTATTAGTGATATGCTTAGCAAAAGTCCCCACTTCCCAGCTCTCACCGGTTCCATGAGAAGTACATTACTCTATCAGCTTATTGATGGGAGTGCAACTGACTCTCTTGCAATACGTATGAAAGCTACTGGTATCCAGTTACCAGACTATATGTGCTGCGTCGCAATGACTGATGATTCCAGTCTCTCTGCCAAGCAGTATGACCGCTACTTAGATACCCAGCTCATGCAGATTAGTCCGAACCATTTTCGCTGCACTTATCAAGGACAAACGATTCTATTACTTCCTCTCGTAAAGGACGTACCTGTTGGCGATCAGCTAAAACCCTTACAGGACTTACTTGGAAAAGGTGTTCAAAATATTTATGTCAGCAGCTGCTTTGATGACTTCTACAGTTGCCATCATTACTATAAACAAGTTCAAAGCTTAGAAAACTTATGTAATAATGCTCATATCACAGAACAGTTCATCCTATATGATAATTTTCGTTTTCTTGATCTGATGCAGCATTTCAATGATCTGTCTATCTTGCGAACCTACCGCCATCCTGCTCTCGAACTTCTAAGAGAATACGATGTCAAAAACGGCACTGATCTTTACGAAACGCTGAAAATGGCTGTCCGATATCCAACAAATCATTCGAGAGCTGCTAGCGAACTATATCTCCATCGCAACACCATGTCCTACCGAATCAAAAAGATCAACAGCCTGATTGAAATTGATTATGATTCACCAGATGAAATGTTTTATCTGACACTCAGTTTTCGAATCGAAGCCTATTTACAGATCATCGATAAGACACTCTAG
- a CDS encoding transcriptional regulator, PadR family produces MNLSKYLPLTETTYYILIALMEPGHGYYVMQKVEELSDGKVRIAAGTMYGAIDNLVKQKMIASVPSEDKRRKVYQITEQGLEVLKLEVSRLNQLVNVARTRGLEEGMSC; encoded by the coding sequence ATGAACTTAAGCAAGTATTTACCGTTAACAGAAACAACCTATTATATTCTCATTGCTTTAATGGAACCAGGGCATGGCTATTATGTCATGCAGAAGGTTGAAGAACTGAGTGATGGCAAGGTACGAATTGCAGCAGGAACCATGTATGGAGCAATCGATAATTTGGTGAAACAGAAAATGATCGCTTCGGTACCAAGTGAGGATAAGAGAAGAAAAGTATATCAAATAACAGAACAAGGATTAGAAGTATTAAAGTTAGAAGTGAGTCGATTAAACCAATTAGTGAATGTTGCAAGAACGCGTGGATTAGAGGAGGGGATGTCATGCTAG
- a CDS encoding ketopantoate reductase, which produces MRILVYGAGVIGCELAHELGNGRNDVTLLARGAWKQMIDSEGLKIRHKFQLHSTLDHIKTIESLKPEDNYDIIFVAMQYSQLQQILPTLGNNKSKRIILVGNNMNGDACEKMIMENSTEEKEIAFAFQSSCGRREEHRLVSIHVAYKLTIGALHGQISDSLGQALEAAFEGTKCEITLEAFMDGWLKSHMVFIMPFCYLCYALGGKLSKASNDDIYALMDATIEAHEMLKALEIPIRPDGEEEYFTKDRKGCYKRMKLLCKTFIGKMAICDHAMSAINEMKALDLEIEKLRTKSGADMGVWEELRERAGIFNEE; this is translated from the coding sequence ATGAGAATTTTAGTTTATGGAGCCGGTGTGATCGGATGTGAGCTTGCTCATGAATTAGGTAATGGAAGAAATGATGTAACGTTATTAGCACGGGGAGCGTGGAAGCAGATGATTGATTCTGAGGGGTTAAAGATCCGACATAAATTTCAGCTCCACTCAACGCTAGATCATATTAAGACAATAGAAAGCCTTAAGCCAGAGGACAATTATGATATTATTTTTGTCGCAATGCAATACAGCCAATTGCAGCAGATCTTGCCGACTCTAGGTAATAATAAAAGCAAGCGTATTATCTTGGTAGGTAATAATATGAATGGGGATGCTTGTGAGAAAATGATCATGGAGAACTCTACAGAAGAGAAAGAAATTGCTTTTGCTTTTCAATCGAGCTGCGGACGAAGGGAGGAACATCGGCTGGTAAGTATTCATGTGGCGTATAAACTGACAATAGGAGCACTTCATGGGCAAATATCAGATTCCCTAGGGCAAGCCTTAGAGGCAGCTTTTGAGGGAACGAAATGTGAAATTACATTAGAAGCATTTATGGATGGCTGGTTAAAGAGTCATATGGTATTTATCATGCCATTTTGTTATCTTTGCTATGCACTAGGTGGAAAGTTATCCAAAGCATCCAATGATGATATCTATGCTCTAATGGATGCAACCATTGAGGCACATGAAATGCTTAAGGCGTTAGAGATTCCGATCCGACCCGATGGGGAAGAAGAATATTTTACGAAAGATCGAAAGGGATGCTATAAGAGAATGAAGTTACTTTGTAAAACATTCATCGGTAAAATGGCAATCTGTGATCATGCCATGTCTGCTATAAATGAGATGAAGGCACTTGATCTGGAAATAGAAAAGCTTAGAACAAAGAGCGGAGCAGACATGGGGGTCTGGGAGGAACTTAGAGAACGTGCGGGAATCTTTAATGAAGAATAA
- a CDS encoding hydroxylamine reductase: MVISKYSLIGAILQTYPEAETCFNDMGMHCMSCHMSPRETLEQACMTHGYQVEELVQKLDAFINGEQ; the protein is encoded by the coding sequence ATGGTAATTAGTAAATATTCTTTAATTGGAGCAATTTTGCAGACTTATCCGGAGGCTGAGACTTGCTTTAATGACATGGGAATGCACTGCATGTCCTGTCATATGTCACCAAGAGAGACACTAGAACAAGCATGCATGACACATGGATATCAAGTAGAAGAACTAGTTCAGAAATTAGATGCATTTATAAATGGAGAGCAATAA
- a CDS encoding acylphosphate phosphohydrolase, putative, producing MVRKHIFFSGRVQGVGFRYRSYYLAESLGLTGWVRNCYDERVEMEVQGKEAVIYEFIERMKKQHFIRIDEVEMSEIPREEEVSFCIRD from the coding sequence ATGGTTCGAAAACATATTTTCTTTTCTGGAAGGGTTCAAGGCGTTGGATTCCGCTATCGTTCTTATTATCTTGCTGAATCTCTTGGATTAACGGGATGGGTCCGCAATTGTTATGATGAGCGGGTTGAGATGGAAGTGCAAGGCAAAGAAGCTGTAATCTATGAGTTTATCGAACGTATGAAAAAACAGCATTTTATTCGTATTGATGAAGTAGAGATGAGCGAAATCCCGAGGGAAGAGGAAGTTAGTTTTTGTATTCGGGACTAA
- a CDS encoding 2,4-dienoyl-CoA reductase [NADPH], with the protein MKYEQLFKKGKIGRLTLKNRIVMTPMGVSLAGPSGEATEDIIRYYEERAKGGTGLIITEITRIDDETGVGTSNQLAVTDARHIPGLQRLADRIHKYDAKVFVQLHHPGNETYSRLIGGRQIVSASDVVCSVVGEKPRPLSTEEVEAMVKKFIKGAVIAKTAGIDGVEIHAAHGYLLDQFLSPHTNKRTDRYGGSFHNRIRILEEIITGIKYMCGPAFPVSVRISADEFLEDGLHLEDTIKIAKILESYGVDTINVSSGVYDTGATIVEPGYFKQGWKKHLATAIRQNVNVPVIAVNNIKEPNVAEQLLEEGVCDFIGLGRPQLADPAWANKAKCGKDDQIRTCIGCMHCFATLNTGKHIECCVNARTGREAEFTEFNRNGEGKTVAVIGGGPGGMEAARVLAERNYKVVLFEKEAQLGGTLNVADKPLNKEKITVMTNGMAAQLKALNVDVRLNTEATVDMVKQLNPAGVFVACGATPIVPNLPGMDSAKVVKAEDILTGAVKANGSVVVVGSGMTGLETAEKLAVEGHAVNLIEMAKTIGTGIYPSVLMNVVGNIKKHGGNVLPRHQLQAVTADGVVALETLRSQVKVIPADTVVLALGVRPRADLVEQFEEAFEEVRVIGDASKGGRIVEAIKDGYGKAFVF; encoded by the coding sequence ATGAAGTACGAACAATTATTTAAGAAGGGTAAAATCGGTCGTTTAACACTAAAAAATCGTATCGTAATGACACCAATGGGAGTATCACTTGCAGGACCATCTGGAGAGGCCACAGAGGATATCATCCGATATTATGAAGAACGTGCCAAAGGTGGTACAGGACTAATTATTACAGAGATTACAAGAATTGATGATGAAACCGGTGTTGGAACATCGAATCAGCTTGCAGTAACAGATGCAAGACATATTCCAGGTTTACAAAGATTAGCTGATAGAATACATAAATATGATGCAAAGGTATTTGTTCAGCTTCATCATCCAGGAAATGAAACATATAGTAGATTAATTGGAGGCAGACAGATCGTATCGGCTTCTGATGTAGTCTGTTCCGTTGTTGGTGAAAAACCAAGACCATTATCAACAGAAGAAGTAGAAGCAATGGTTAAGAAATTTATTAAAGGTGCTGTGATTGCAAAAACTGCAGGAATTGATGGTGTAGAAATTCATGCCGCTCATGGATATTTATTAGACCAATTCTTATCACCACATACCAATAAACGTACGGATCGTTACGGCGGAAGTTTCCATAACCGTATTCGAATCTTAGAAGAAATCATCACTGGTATTAAGTATATGTGTGGACCAGCATTTCCAGTTTCGGTTCGTATCAGTGCAGATGAATTTTTAGAAGATGGTCTTCATTTAGAAGATACGATCAAAATTGCTAAGATCCTTGAAAGCTATGGCGTTGATACTATTAACGTAAGTAGTGGTGTTTATGATACAGGAGCAACGATCGTAGAACCAGGTTACTTTAAACAAGGTTGGAAAAAACATTTAGCAACTGCAATTCGTCAAAATGTAAATGTTCCAGTGATTGCAGTAAATAACATCAAAGAGCCAAATGTAGCAGAACAATTGTTAGAAGAAGGTGTTTGCGATTTCATCGGACTTGGACGTCCTCAATTAGCTGACCCTGCTTGGGCGAATAAAGCAAAATGCGGTAAAGATGATCAAATCCGTACTTGTATCGGTTGTATGCATTGTTTTGCAACTTTAAATACAGGAAAACACATCGAATGTTGTGTTAACGCAAGAACTGGACGCGAAGCAGAATTCACAGAATTCAATCGTAATGGTGAAGGAAAAACGGTTGCAGTAATCGGTGGAGGCCCAGGTGGAATGGAAGCTGCCAGAGTATTAGCAGAACGTAACTACAAAGTTGTTTTATTTGAGAAAGAAGCACAACTTGGTGGTACTTTAAATGTTGCAGATAAGCCACTAAATAAAGAAAAGATCACAGTGATGACAAATGGTATGGCTGCACAGTTAAAAGCTCTTAACGTTGATGTTCGCCTTAATACAGAAGCTACTGTAGATATGGTCAAACAATTAAATCCTGCTGGTGTATTTGTTGCTTGTGGTGCAACTCCAATCGTTCCAAACCTTCCAGGTATGGATAGTGCTAAGGTTGTTAAAGCAGAAGATATCTTAACAGGTGCTGTAAAAGCAAATGGAAGCGTAGTTGTAGTTGGTTCAGGTATGACAGGATTAGAAACAGCTGAAAAGCTTGCAGTAGAAGGTCATGCTGTGAATTTAATTGAGATGGCAAAGACAATTGGAACAGGCATTTATCCATCTGTATTAATGAATGTTGTTGGAAATATTAAAAAACATGGTGGAAATGTACTTCCTCGTCATCAACTTCAAGCTGTTACAGCAGATGGTGTAGTAGCATTAGAGACTTTAAGAAGTCAGGTTAAAGTAATTCCTGCAGATACAGTTGTTCTTGCATTAGGTGTAAGACCACGTGCGGATCTTGTAGAACAATTTGAAGAAGCATTTGAAGAAGTTCGCGTCATTGGTGATGCTTCTAAGGGTGGAAGAATTGTAGAAGCAATTAAAGATGGTTATGGTAAAGCATTTGTATTCTAA
- a CDS encoding putative metal chaperone: MDKIPVTILTGYLGSGKTTVMNELIKAQSNKKFALVVNDIGSVNIDAKLIKNSNVHSMDSKMIELQNGCICCTLRDEFMFQLEELAQDEKMEAILVEASGVSNPSSIAEGFMMYKEMHQSSKVYLHSVVTVVDADRIYSEFLDELENHGDHLEDDPDIINLVMDQIEFCNLILLNKCDLLPASQIEQVKKVIHHIQPQADIIETIQGKVDPAMILESKQFDYEQVYDSSAIQRALNQKNEETEDHDEYGITSFVYETRRPFDHKKFMSFIETDYPKSLIRAKGYIWFAHDDIHVQLFEQAGRNATINEVSNWVASFDEEEQKNVFEQYPEVLEDWDERYGDRLNQIVFIGKAYDKQQIITQLNLCLEG; this comes from the coding sequence ATGGATAAAATACCGGTAACCATTCTTACAGGATATCTAGGTTCTGGTAAGACGACAGTGATGAATGAACTCATTAAAGCACAGTCGAATAAAAAGTTTGCTTTGGTTGTGAACGATATTGGAAGCGTTAATATTGATGCGAAGTTGATTAAGAATTCCAATGTGCATTCTATGGACAGTAAGATGATCGAACTGCAAAATGGCTGCATTTGTTGTACGCTCCGTGATGAGTTCATGTTTCAGCTAGAAGAACTTGCTCAGGATGAGAAGATGGAGGCTATTTTAGTGGAGGCCTCTGGGGTAAGTAATCCTTCTTCCATTGCAGAAGGGTTTATGATGTATAAAGAGATGCATCAATCCTCGAAGGTATATTTACATTCAGTCGTTACAGTAGTTGATGCAGACCGCATTTATTCTGAGTTCTTAGATGAGCTAGAGAATCATGGTGATCATTTAGAGGACGATCCGGATATTATTAATTTAGTTATGGACCAGATTGAGTTTTGCAATTTAATTCTTTTAAATAAATGCGATCTGCTACCTGCTTCTCAGATTGAACAGGTAAAGAAAGTGATCCATCACATTCAGCCGCAAGCAGATATTATAGAAACGATACAAGGTAAAGTTGATCCAGCTATGATATTAGAGAGTAAACAGTTTGATTATGAGCAGGTTTATGATTCTTCGGCGATACAGAGAGCTTTAAATCAGAAGAATGAAGAAACAGAAGATCATGATGAGTATGGAATTACCTCTTTTGTTTATGAGACCAGAAGACCATTTGATCATAAGAAATTTATGAGTTTTATTGAAACTGATTATCCCAAAAGTCTAATTCGTGCTAAAGGTTATATTTGGTTTGCCCATGATGATATTCATGTGCAGCTTTTTGAACAAGCGGGGCGTAATGCAACGATCAACGAGGTCTCAAATTGGGTTGCTTCGTTTGATGAAGAAGAACAAAAAAATGTATTTGAACAATATCCTGAAGTATTAGAAGATTGGGATGAAAGGTATGGTGACCGACTTAATCAGATTGTATTTATCGGTAAAGCCTATGATAAGCAACAGATTATAACTCAGCTTAATTTATGTTTGGAGGGATAA
- a CDS encoding acetyltransferase, GNAT family, with the protein MMNVENLEIKEMVIPNKEDLLSLYNDAGWSNYTSHPDMLKQAYERSLYILTAWDKDQLVGTIRIVGDGISIIYIQDLIVRTNYQHSGIGTQLFHQAVSHYPDVYQKVLLTDDQPKTKAFYNKQGFHPSSDYECVSYVNFNM; encoded by the coding sequence ATGATGAACGTAGAAAATTTAGAAATCAAAGAAATGGTTATTCCAAATAAAGAAGATTTATTATCCCTTTACAATGATGCCGGCTGGAGTAATTACACCAGTCATCCTGACATGTTAAAACAAGCTTATGAGCGCTCACTCTATATCCTTACCGCTTGGGATAAGGACCAGTTAGTCGGAACCATACGAATCGTTGGAGACGGAATCTCCATCATTTACATACAAGACTTGATAGTTCGAACGAATTATCAGCACTCAGGCATTGGAACACAGCTCTTTCATCAAGCAGTCTCTCACTATCCAGATGTCTATCAGAAAGTACTACTAACTGACGATCAGCCAAAAACCAAAGCCTTTTACAACAAACAGGGATTTCATCCCTCATCAGACTATGAATGTGTGTCTTATGTGAATTTTAATATGTGA
- a CDS encoding short-chain dehydrogenase/oxidoreductase, whose product MKEFKDKVAVITGAGNGFGAEFAKECARRSMKMVIVDIDEADVNRTLATVKEMGAEATAVVADVSLPEEVQKMVDTAMNTYGRIDLLFNNAGVAIPGNILNVPERDWEWIMHINVFSQVYAMKRVIPIMKAQGTPCHIVNTASVAGVVTADGMPAYHTSKFAAVALSESVYYDLQHDGIDNIGMSVYCPGFVQTDLNNCERHRPDRFKAPEDPYYASAEFKKGQAIAKHVIETGIPIDSVATSVFNAIEDNEFYILTHPQYTPLIGGRVKNMLAGKGPDFKALRG is encoded by the coding sequence ATGAAAGAGTTTAAAGATAAGGTTGCAGTGATCACTGGAGCTGGTAATGGATTCGGAGCAGAATTTGCTAAAGAATGTGCAAGACGCTCCATGAAGATGGTAATTGTTGATATCGATGAAGCAGATGTCAACCGTACTTTAGCAACCGTAAAAGAAATGGGAGCAGAGGCGACTGCAGTTGTTGCAGATGTTTCTCTTCCAGAAGAAGTTCAGAAAATGGTTGATACAGCAATGAATACTTATGGCAGAATTGATTTATTATTCAACAATGCCGGCGTTGCGATCCCTGGAAATATCTTAAATGTTCCAGAACGTGACTGGGAATGGATCATGCATATTAATGTATTCTCACAAGTATATGCAATGAAACGTGTGATTCCAATCATGAAAGCACAAGGAACTCCTTGTCATATCGTTAACACTGCATCCGTAGCAGGTGTAGTAACAGCAGATGGTATGCCAGCATACCATACTTCAAAATTTGCTGCAGTTGCACTTTCTGAAAGTGTTTACTATGATCTTCAACATGATGGTATTGATAACATCGGTATGAGCGTATATTGCCCAGGATTTGTTCAAACAGATCTTAATAATTGCGAACGTCATAGACCAGATCGTTTTAAAGCACCAGAAGATCCATACTATGCAAGTGCTGAATTTAAAAAAGGACAAGCAATTGCAAAACATGTTATTGAAACAGGTATTCCAATCGATTCAGTTGCAACAAGTGTATTTAATGCAATTGAAGACAATGAATTCTATATCTTGACTCATCCACAATACACTCCATTAATTGGCGGAAGAGTTAAGAATATGCTTGCTGGTAAAGGTCCAGATTTTAAAGCATTAAGAGGTTAA
- a CDS encoding putative metal chaperone encodes MEDKRIPITLLTGYLGAGKTTLLNHILKNEKNYKVAVIVNDIGEVNIDASLIEKEGAVEEKDDSLIPLSNGCICCTLKADLVKQLVSLIAKQRFDYIVIEASGICEPIPIAQTITLLDGSLQEDSLPKLCRLDSIVTVVDAKRMVDEFISGESLLKDDIGEDDIENLMIQQIEFCTHVIVNKVDEISKEDRKRVQRVIKVLQPNAKVIETNYGKVKIDEVMNTHSFDFKRAGLSAGWVHELIKEEEEPETEEYGISSFVYHEVRPFDPKKFETFVKYHFPISVIRCKGLIWFADDRDIAYIFEQSGQQKYATAMGRWLAASNGKDNKHTEWDEEYGDRCIKLVFIGRNMNREKIIAELEGCLSK; translated from the coding sequence ATGGAAGATAAGAGAATTCCAATCACGTTATTAACCGGATATTTAGGAGCAGGAAAAACAACATTGCTAAATCACATTCTGAAAAATGAAAAGAATTATAAAGTCGCTGTGATCGTCAATGATATTGGCGAGGTGAATATAGATGCTTCTTTGATTGAAAAGGAAGGTGCTGTAGAAGAGAAGGATGACAGTTTGATTCCTTTGTCAAATGGATGTATCTGCTGTACCTTAAAGGCGGATCTAGTAAAACAATTGGTCTCTCTTATTGCAAAACAGCGATTTGATTATATTGTCATCGAAGCCAGTGGTATTTGTGAACCGATTCCGATCGCTCAGACGATCACCTTACTGGATGGATCGTTACAAGAGGATAGTCTTCCCAAGTTGTGTCGCTTGGATTCCATCGTAACGGTCGTAGATGCGAAACGGATGGTCGATGAGTTTATTAGTGGAGAGAGCTTACTAAAAGATGATATTGGGGAGGATGACATAGAAAATCTAATGATCCAGCAAATTGAATTTTGTACTCATGTTATCGTTAATAAAGTAGATGAGATTAGTAAAGAAGACCGAAAGCGGGTTCAAAGAGTCATTAAGGTGCTACAGCCAAATGCAAAGGTGATCGAGACGAATTATGGTAAGGTTAAGATCGATGAGGTAATGAATACCCATTCGTTTGACTTTAAAAGAGCTGGGTTGTCCGCAGGTTGGGTTCATGAATTGATCAAAGAGGAGGAAGAACCGGAGACAGAAGAATATGGGATCAGCTCATTTGTTTATCATGAGGTAAGACCTTTTGATCCAAAGAAATTTGAAACGTTTGTTAAGTACCATTTTCCAATCAGCGTAATTCGTTGTAAAGGATTGATCTGGTTTGCAGATGATCGAGATATTGCTTATATTTTTGAGCAGTCAGGGCAGCAAAAGTATGCAACGGCGATGGGAAGGTGGCTCGCAGCGTCAAATGGAAAAGATAATAAACATACAGAGTGGGATGAAGAATATGGTGACCGATGTATCAAACTAGTATTTATTGGACGCAATATGAATCGGGAAAAGATCATAGCAGAATTAGAGGGATGCCTTAGTAAATAG